The proteins below are encoded in one region of Ochotona princeps isolate mOchPri1 chromosome 24, mOchPri1.hap1, whole genome shotgun sequence:
- the FBRS gene encoding probable fibrosin-1 → METAAAAAPGPGWAAEGERRRRRCSRRDRDREQRRRRGPGGDAPRALLAAPRGSSSSSSPPPPARPWSSASSGERPGGPRRRRPRPRPRPPRPRARKRPAGSGSRGEEEEEEEEGGGEDGEAEEEPEEEEEEEEDLIDGFAIASFASLEALQKDASLQPPERLEHRLKHSGKRKRGGSSGAPGEPGDSSDREPGRPPGDRARKWPNKRRRKEASSRHSVEAGYICDAESDLDERVSDDDLDPSFTVSTSKASGPHGAFNGNCEAKLSVVPKVSGLERSQEQPPGPDPLLVPFPPKEPPPPPAPRPPVSPPAPLPATPSLPPPPQSQLQLRVSPFGLRTSPYGSSLDLSTGSSSRPPPKAPAPPVAQPPPSSSSSSSSSSSASSSAQLTHRPPTPSLPLPLSTHGFPPPGLRPPPPPHHPSLLSPGPALPPPPPLLQVPGHPGASATNALSEQDLIGQDLNSRYLNAQGGPEVVGAGGSARPLAFQFHQHNHQHQHTHQHTHQHFTPYPPGLLPPHGPHMFEKYPGKMEGLFRHNPYMAFPPAVPGLPPGLPPAVSFGSLQGAFQPKSTNPELPPRLGPVPSGLPQKGTQIPDHFRPPLRKPGKWCAMHVRVAYMILRHQEKMKGDSHKLDFRNDLLPCLPGPYGALPPGQELSHPASLFTATGAVHAAANPFTAAPGAHGPFLSPSTHIDPFGRPTSFASLAALSNGAFGGLGSPTFNSGAVFAQKESPGAPPAFASPPDPWGRLHRSPLAFPAWVRPPEAARTPGSDKERSVERREPTLTKEEKDRDLPFSRPQLRVSPATPKTRAGEEGARPAKESVRVKEERKEEAAAAAAAAAAAAAAAAAAAAAAAPQGLHLLLERPRPPPYLGPSPSERCPGFLEPTWLAGPPRLARPPRFYEAGEELTGPGAVAAARLYGLEPAHPLLYSRLAPPPPPAAAPGTPHLLSKTPPGALLGAPPPLVPAPRPGSPPRAPGPTRADR, encoded by the exons ATGGAGACGGCAGCGGCCGCGGCCCCGGGCCCCGGCTGGGCAGCTGAGggggagcggcggcggcggcgctgctCACGCCGAGACCGAGACCGGGAGCAGCGGCGCCGCAGAGGGCCAGGCGGAGACGCGCCCCGGGCCCTGCTGGCCGCCCCGCGCGGCTCCTCGTCCTCGtcgtcgccgccgccgcctgcCAGGCCCTGGTCGTCAGCTTCGTCTGGAGAGCGACCCGGGGGCCCGCGACGGCGGCGGCCCCGACCCAGACCTCGGCCCCCGCGCCCCCGAGCTCGGAAGCGGCCTGCCGGCTCGGGCAGCCgtggggaggaagaagaagaggaggaggaggggggcgGCGAAGACGGGGAAGCCGAAGAAGagcccgaggaggaggaggaagaagaggaggactTGATCGATGGCTTCGCCATCGCTAGCTTCGCCAGCCTCGAGGCCTTGCAG aaAGATGCCTCGCTTCAGCCCCCGGAGCGACTGGAACACCGGCTGAAGCATTCTGGGAAACGGAAGAGGGGGGGCTCCAGTGGGGCCCCCGGGGAGCCTGGGGACAGCTCGGATAGGGAGCCCGGGCGGCCCCCTGGGGACCGGGCCCGAAAATGGCCCAATAAGCGGAGAAGGAAAGAG GCCTCCTCCAGGCACTCTGTGGAAGCCGGCTACATA TGTGACGCAGAAAGTGATCTGGACGAGAGG GTCTCTGACGATGACCTTGacccatccttcactgtttcaaCCAGCAAAG CCTCGGGCCCCCACGGCGCCTTCAATGGGAACTGTGAAGCAAAACTCTCCGTGGTCCCCAAAGTGTCGGGCCTGGAGCGGAGCCAGGAACAGCCCCCAGGGCCCGACCCGCTGCTAGTGCCTTTCCCCCCAAAGGAGCCACCGCCTCCTCCGGCCCCACGGCCTCCTGTCTCACCCCCTGCGCCCCTGCCGGCCACCCCCAGCCTGCCACCCccgccccagtcccagctgcagctccgAGTTTCGCCCTTTGGCCTCCGCACTTCTCCCTACGGCAGCAGCCTGGACCTCAGCACTGGCAG CTCTTCACGGCCGCCCCCCAAGGCCCCGGCCCCTCCCGTGGCTCAGCCTCCCCCCTCATCATCCtcttcgtcctcctcctcctcatctgcCTCCTCGTCCGCGCAGCTCACCCACCGGCCCCCGACGCCCTCACTGCCCCTGCCTTTGTCCACCCACGGCTTCCCCCCACCTGGGCTGCGGccccccccaccaccccaccacccctCCTTGCTCTCCcctggccccgccctgcccccacccccacccctgctgcagGTGCCAGGGCACCCTGGGGCCTCAGCCACTAACGCCCTTTCTG aGCAGGACCTGATCGGCCAGGACCTGAACTCTCGCTACCTGAATGCCCAGGGTGGCCCTgaggtggtgggggcagggggctcGGCCCGGCCCCTGGCCTTCCAGTTCCACCAGCACAACCACCAGCACCAGCATACCCACCAGCACACCCACCAGCACTTCACCCCTTACCCCCCGGGCCTGCTGCCACCCCACGGCCCCCACATG TTTGAGAAATATCCAGGAAAGATGGAAGGCCTTTTCCGACATaat ccGTACATGGCCTTCCCGCCCGCAGTGCCCGGGCTCCCGCCGGGCCTCCCACCGGCAGTCTCCTTTGGCTCCCTGCAGGGCGCCTTCCAGCCCAAG AGCACGAACCCTGAGCTGCCACCACGACTGGGGCCGGTGCCGAGCGGGCTCCCCCAGAAGGGGACACAG ATCCCCGACCATTTCCGGCCACCTTTGAGG AAACCAGGGAAGTGGTGCGCCATGCACGTGCGCGTGGCTTACATGATCCTCAGGCACCAGGAGAAGATGAAG GGCGACTCCCACAAGCTTGACTTCCGCAACGAcctcctgccctgccttcccGGGCCCTACGGGGCCCTGCCCCCTGGGCAGGAGctctcccacccagcctccctcttcACTGCGACTG GTGCCGTCCACGCTGCAGCCAACCCTTTCACGGCAGCTCCCGGGGCTCACGGACCCTTCctgagccccagcacccacattg ATCCCTTTGGGCGTCCCACAAGCTTCGCCTCCTTGGCTGCCCTCTCCAATGGGGCCTTTGGAGGCCTGGGCAGCCCCACATTCA ACTCCGGCGCCGTCTTTGCCCAGAAAGAAAGCCCAGGGGCCCCTCCAGCCTTCGCCTCCCCGCCAGACCCATGGGGCCGCCTGCACCGCAGTCCTCTGGCCTTTCCTGCCTGGGTCCGGCCCCCTGAGGCCGCCCGGACACCAGGCTCGGACAAGGAGCGGTCTGTGGAGCGGAGGGAGCCCACACTCACCAAGGAGGAGAAGGACAG ggaCCTCCCCTTCTCCCGGCCGCAGCTCCGTGTCTCTCCTGCCACTCCCAAGACCCGGGCAGGTGAGGAAGGGGCCCGGCCTGCCAAGGAGTCCGTGCGGGTAAAAGAGGAGCGGAAGGAGgaggctgctgctgccgccgctgccgctgccgctgctgctgctgctgctgctgccgccgcagCCGCGGCTGCACCCCAAGGCCTACACCTGCTGCTGGAAAGGCCACGGCCGCCGCCCTACCTGGGCCCTAGCCCTTCCGAGCGCTGCCCTGGCTTTCTGGAGcccacctggctggcagggcCTCCGCGCCTCGCCCGGCCACCCCGCTTCTATGAGGCGGGGGAGGAGCTGACCGGCCcaggggctgtggctgctgcccgtCTCTATGGCCTGGAGCCAGCCCACCCCCTGCTCTATAGCCGCTTGGCACCACCACCGCCCCCTGCAGCCGCCCCGGGAACCCCTCACCTTCTCAGCAAGACCCCGCCAGGAGCTCTGCTGGGGGCACCACCTCCCCTTGTGCCAGCACCCCGGCCTGGTTCCCCACCCAGGGCACCAGGCCCAACACGGGCTGACAGGTGA